From a single Micromonospora pallida genomic region:
- a CDS encoding N-acetylmuramoyl-L-alanine amidase: MATIPWLVDVLRGAGVQVVVEGDWLNRMRPGDFNPIGVLWHHTAATSSATNPHPALNVCINGRSDLPGPLCQALVDYHGVFHVISAGRCNHAGTARASGPIPAGDGNTMLIGWEIDYNGVSQEMTSAQYNASIAATAAVLKQLGKDSSYARGHRETSTTGKIDPSFIDLNVMRADVAAKMSGGGGTWSTIVDNTTAGRFTASSAWGVSTYSGQRYGADYRYANPTLSSDVAWYKVNIPATANYRVDAWWPGVSGYNSSTPYIISTTTGNRTIYVDQRTGGSWRTLGTFTLPAGDANRVGVSRWTSAAGLVIADAIRVTRV; this comes from the coding sequence ATGGCCACCATCCCCTGGCTCGTGGACGTGCTGCGCGGCGCCGGCGTGCAGGTGGTCGTCGAGGGCGACTGGCTGAACCGGATGCGGCCGGGTGACTTCAACCCGATCGGCGTGCTCTGGCACCACACCGCCGCCACCTCGAGCGCCACGAACCCGCACCCGGCCCTCAACGTCTGCATCAACGGCCGCTCCGACCTGCCCGGCCCGCTCTGCCAGGCGCTGGTCGACTACCACGGCGTCTTCCACGTCATCTCGGCCGGCCGCTGCAACCACGCGGGCACCGCCCGGGCCAGCGGGCCGATCCCCGCCGGAGACGGCAACACGATGCTGATCGGCTGGGAGATCGACTACAACGGCGTGAGCCAGGAGATGACCTCGGCGCAGTACAACGCCTCGATCGCCGCGACCGCCGCCGTCCTCAAGCAGCTGGGCAAGGACTCCAGCTACGCCCGGGGACACCGGGAGACGAGCACGACCGGCAAGATCGACCCGTCGTTCATCGACCTGAACGTCATGCGGGCCGACGTGGCCGCCAAGATGTCGGGTGGCGGCGGCACGTGGAGCACCATCGTCGACAACACCACCGCCGGCCGGTTCACCGCCAGCTCCGCCTGGGGTGTCTCGACGTACTCCGGGCAGCGGTACGGCGCCGACTACCGGTACGCCAACCCCACCCTGTCCAGCGACGTCGCCTGGTACAAGGTGAACATCCCGGCGACCGCGAACTACCGGGTGGACGCCTGGTGGCCGGGTGTCTCCGGCTACAACAGCTCCACGCCGTACATCATCTCGACCACGACCGGCAACCGGACGATCTACGTCGACCAGCGCACCGGTGGCTCGTGGCGCACCCTCGGCACGTTCACCCTCCCGGCCGGCGACGCGAACCGCGTCGGGGTCAGCCGGTGGACCAGCGCGGCCGGCCTGGTCATCGCCGACGCCATCCGGGTCACCCGGGTCTGA
- a CDS encoding tripartite tricarboxylate transporter TctB family protein, with translation MSADQPAPVAGDRSAASPLREAALGGVFLLLGVVFLVLARSIELPQRAMAVSPRIWPEALAFGIIGLSVIQIVASFVRTPRDEEQPEPATRIGVLQVAGFVLATFAFGVLWYYVHFLVSAMIFIAGLTWIAGGRGIKDLVLFPAGITVVLYALFALLLKVPV, from the coding sequence ATGTCCGCCGACCAACCGGCTCCCGTCGCGGGTGACCGCAGCGCTGCCTCGCCGTTGCGCGAGGCAGCGCTGGGCGGGGTCTTCCTGCTGCTGGGCGTCGTCTTCCTTGTGCTGGCCCGCTCGATCGAGTTGCCGCAGCGGGCCATGGCGGTCAGTCCGCGGATCTGGCCGGAGGCCCTGGCCTTCGGGATCATCGGCCTGTCGGTGATCCAGATCGTCGCCAGTTTCGTCCGTACCCCCCGCGACGAGGAGCAGCCGGAGCCGGCCACCCGGATCGGGGTCCTGCAGGTCGCCGGGTTCGTCCTGGCCACCTTCGCCTTCGGCGTCCTCTGGTACTACGTCCACTTCCTGGTCTCCGCGATGATCTTCATCGCCGGGTTGACCTGGATCGCGGGCGGCCGGGGGATCAAGGACCTCGTTCTCTTCCCGGCCGGCATCACGGTGGTGCTCTACGCCCTCTTCGCGCTTCTTCTGAAGGTTCCGGTATGA
- a CDS encoding tripartite tricarboxylate transporter substrate binding protein, which produces MKSRMFRIAALAVAGTLAFSACANRGGTEEASSENYPDKNLTMVVHAGAGGGSDLTARTLAKELEADLGQSIVVENRTGGGGRVGLTYLKERPADGYSIGFIPVEVSMLGHQGADIKPDQYTILGQVMNAPATLSVPANSPYQTLQQFLDAAKAKPGTITVSNSGAGAIWEAATLALGEAAGVTFKPVPYDGGAPAVAAGVSGEVQAVMAGVSESATAAKDGRMRVLAVLAPERVASLPDAPTAKELGHDIVIGGWGLIGAPAGLPAEVKEKLAAAVQKAASTTTFKDVMTKAGNTPMATSPDEATTFAQSEYDRFGEIY; this is translated from the coding sequence ATGAAGTCACGGATGTTCCGGATCGCCGCCCTGGCGGTCGCCGGCACACTCGCGTTCAGCGCATGCGCCAACCGCGGCGGCACCGAGGAGGCGTCGTCGGAGAACTACCCCGACAAGAACCTGACCATGGTGGTCCACGCGGGTGCGGGCGGCGGTTCCGACCTCACCGCCCGTACTCTCGCCAAGGAGCTGGAGGCCGACCTCGGCCAGTCCATCGTGGTGGAGAACCGTACCGGTGGCGGTGGCCGGGTCGGGCTGACCTACCTCAAGGAGCGCCCGGCCGACGGCTACTCCATCGGCTTCATCCCGGTCGAGGTGTCGATGCTGGGCCACCAGGGCGCGGACATCAAGCCCGACCAGTACACCATCCTCGGCCAGGTGATGAACGCCCCGGCGACGCTGTCGGTGCCGGCCAACAGCCCGTACCAGACGCTCCAGCAGTTCCTCGACGCCGCCAAGGCCAAGCCGGGCACCATCACCGTGTCCAACTCCGGCGCGGGCGCGATCTGGGAGGCCGCCACCCTCGCCCTCGGCGAGGCGGCCGGCGTGACCTTCAAGCCGGTCCCGTACGACGGTGGCGCCCCGGCCGTCGCGGCCGGCGTCTCCGGTGAGGTCCAGGCGGTCATGGCCGGCGTCAGCGAGTCCGCCACCGCCGCCAAGGACGGCCGGATGCGGGTCCTCGCGGTGCTCGCCCCCGAGCGGGTCGCCTCGCTGCCCGACGCGCCGACCGCCAAGGAACTCGGCCACGACATCGTCATCGGCGGTTGGGGCCTGATCGGCGCCCCGGCGGGCCTGCCCGCCGAGGTCAAGGAGAAGCTCGCCGCCGCCGTGCAGAAGGCCGCCTCGACGACCACGTTCAAGGACGTGATGACCAAGGCCGGCAACACCCCGATGGCCACCTCGCCCGACGAGGCGACCACCTTCGCCCAGTCCGAGTACGACCGGTTCGGCGAGATCTACTAG
- a CDS encoding FGGY-family carbohydrate kinase encodes MDPLLLGIDLGTGSSKGVLTDPAGRVVATAVRPRPRSMSMPRPGWAEVDAEAVWWGDVVAIARELVDAAGGTPIAGVCVSGVGPCLVLCDADDVPVRPAILYGIDMRATAEIDELTQRYGAEAVLDRSATPITTQAVGPKALWVRRHEPAVWARAARWYNSSSYVVRKLTGEYVLDHHTASQSVPLYDIEARRWHQPWYDDIMGDLPAPRLAWSAEVVGTVTAAAAEATGLPVGTPVCAGTVDAWAESFSVGVRHPGDLMLMYGSTMFFVQVLRDLARHPQLWNTAGVGPDAYCLAAGMSTSGSLTGWVQELVGEVPFETLVAEAARVPAGADGLLLLPYFAGERTPIFDPHARGVVAGLTLRHGRGHLFRAVYEGIAFGIRQILELLDTETNPVRRLVAVGGGTQGGLWTQIVSDVTGRVQEVPEVTIGASYGDALMAGVGVGLVPPDTDWTVPGVTVTPDPTVRDTYDLLFEQYTSLYRDTRAQVHTLARLQSGNAPADSH; translated from the coding sequence ATGGACCCGCTTCTGCTCGGCATCGACCTGGGCACCGGCAGCAGCAAGGGCGTCCTCACCGACCCCGCCGGCCGGGTGGTGGCCACCGCCGTCCGCCCCCGGCCGCGGTCGATGTCCATGCCCCGGCCCGGTTGGGCTGAGGTGGACGCCGAGGCGGTCTGGTGGGGTGACGTGGTCGCCATCGCCCGGGAACTGGTCGACGCCGCCGGTGGTACGCCGATCGCCGGCGTCTGCGTCAGCGGCGTCGGCCCCTGCCTGGTGCTCTGCGACGCCGACGACGTGCCGGTCCGGCCGGCGATCCTCTACGGCATCGACATGCGGGCCACCGCGGAGATCGACGAGCTGACGCAGCGGTACGGCGCGGAGGCGGTGCTCGACCGTAGCGCCACCCCGATCACCACCCAGGCGGTCGGCCCGAAGGCGCTCTGGGTGCGCCGCCACGAACCGGCGGTGTGGGCGCGCGCGGCCCGCTGGTACAACTCCAGCTCGTACGTGGTACGAAAGCTGACCGGTGAGTACGTCCTCGACCACCACACCGCCAGCCAGTCGGTGCCGCTGTACGACATCGAGGCCCGGCGCTGGCACCAGCCCTGGTACGACGACATCATGGGCGACCTGCCCGCGCCCCGGCTGGCCTGGTCGGCCGAGGTCGTGGGCACGGTCACCGCGGCGGCGGCCGAGGCCACCGGGCTGCCGGTGGGCACCCCGGTCTGCGCCGGCACGGTGGACGCCTGGGCCGAGTCGTTCAGCGTCGGGGTGCGCCACCCCGGCGACCTGATGCTCATGTACGGCTCGACGATGTTCTTCGTCCAGGTGCTGCGGGACCTGGCCCGGCATCCGCAGTTGTGGAACACGGCGGGGGTGGGGCCGGACGCGTACTGCCTGGCGGCGGGGATGTCCACCTCGGGCAGCCTCACCGGCTGGGTACAGGAGTTGGTCGGCGAGGTGCCGTTCGAGACCCTGGTGGCGGAGGCGGCGCGGGTGCCGGCCGGCGCCGACGGGTTGCTGCTGCTGCCGTACTTCGCGGGGGAGCGGACCCCGATCTTCGACCCGCACGCGCGGGGCGTGGTCGCCGGGCTCACCCTGCGGCACGGACGGGGGCACCTGTTCCGCGCGGTGTACGAGGGCATCGCGTTCGGCATCCGGCAGATCCTGGAGCTGCTGGACACCGAGACGAACCCGGTGCGCCGGCTGGTCGCCGTGGGCGGCGGGACCCAGGGCGGGCTCTGGACCCAGATCGTCAGCGACGTTACCGGCCGGGTGCAGGAGGTGCCGGAGGTGACCATCGGGGCCAGCTACGGCGACGCCCTGATGGCCGGCGTCGGTGTCGGTCTGGTGCCGCCGGACACGGACTGGACGGTGCCCGGTGTGACGGTGACGCCGGATCCGACGGTGCGGGACACCTACGACCTGCTGTTCGAGCAGTACACGTCGCTCTACCGGGACACCCGCGCGCAGGTGCACACCCTGGCCCGACTCCAGTCCGGGAACGCCCCCGCCGATTCGCACTGA
- a CDS encoding L-threonylcarbamoyladenylate synthase produces the protein MARYFDVHPDNPQPRSIGQVVGIVRDGGLIAYPTDSCFALGCQLGNKAGIDRIRQIRHLDDDHHFTLVCRDFAQLGQFVQINNALFRSLKAATPGSYTFILPATKEVPRRLLHPKRKTVGVRIPAHTVTQAILAELGEPLVSSTLLLPGETEPMTEGWSIKETLDHAVDAVVDSGECGTEPTTVIDFSQGEAEVVRRGAGDPTRFE, from the coding sequence ATGGCGAGGTACTTCGACGTGCACCCGGACAACCCACAGCCCCGCAGTATCGGCCAGGTGGTCGGGATCGTCCGCGACGGCGGTTTGATCGCCTACCCGACCGACTCGTGCTTCGCGCTCGGCTGCCAACTCGGCAACAAGGCCGGCATCGACCGGATCCGCCAGATCCGCCACCTCGACGACGACCACCACTTCACCCTGGTCTGCCGGGACTTCGCCCAGCTCGGGCAGTTCGTGCAGATCAACAACGCGCTGTTCCGCTCGCTCAAGGCGGCGACCCCCGGCAGCTACACGTTCATCCTGCCGGCGACCAAAGAGGTCCCCCGCCGGCTGCTGCACCCGAAGCGGAAGACCGTCGGGGTACGCATCCCCGCGCACACGGTCACCCAGGCGATCCTGGCCGAGTTGGGTGAGCCGCTGGTTTCCAGCACCCTGCTGCTGCCAGGCGAGACCGAGCCGATGACCGAGGGCTGGTCGATCAAGGAGACGCTCGACCACGCCGTCGACGCCGTGGTCGACTCCGGCGAGTGCGGCACGGAACCGACCACGGTCATCGACTTCTCGCAGGGCGAGGCGGAGGTCGTCCGGCGTGGCGCCGGGGATCCGACGCGCTTCGAGTGA
- a CDS encoding sialidase family protein, with protein sequence MRRHFVVRDVAGQCHGSTVCAVDGRFVVAWFEGDHEGAANSRIRLATGTGDEWSAPVVVSGDLAPCWNPVLHRRTDGDLLLYFKVGTTIGAWRTWLVRSADAGRTWSAPRPLVDGGEGGRGPVRVPPLRLPSGRLLAGASTETWGERPRWDAFVDISDDDGLTWRRTPDVPIDHDSFPGAGVIQPTLWATPDGSVRLLARSTAGRLVASTSTDDGETWSPGVPSAMPNNNSGVSACADGHTVHLAHNPTTGDWASRAPLVVSVSTDDGDTWQSWLTLEESTGEAEQEGYQPADSGVRTTGVNEFSYPCLVRTPDGLAVTYTWQRRGIVLALLHP encoded by the coding sequence ATGCGTCGGCACTTCGTCGTACGGGACGTGGCCGGCCAGTGCCACGGCAGCACAGTCTGCGCGGTGGACGGCCGCTTCGTGGTCGCCTGGTTCGAGGGCGACCACGAAGGGGCGGCCAACTCCCGGATCCGGCTCGCCACCGGGACCGGCGACGAGTGGTCCGCCCCGGTGGTGGTCAGCGGCGACCTCGCCCCCTGCTGGAACCCGGTGCTGCACCGGCGGACCGACGGTGACCTGCTGCTCTACTTCAAGGTCGGGACCACCATCGGCGCCTGGCGGACCTGGCTGGTGCGCTCGGCCGACGCGGGTCGTACCTGGTCGGCCCCGCGTCCGTTGGTCGACGGTGGCGAGGGCGGACGCGGCCCGGTGCGCGTTCCGCCCCTGCGGCTGCCCTCCGGGCGGCTGCTCGCCGGCGCCTCCACCGAGACCTGGGGCGAGCGGCCCCGCTGGGACGCCTTCGTCGACATCAGCGACGACGACGGCCTGACCTGGCGGCGCACCCCGGACGTGCCGATCGACCACGACTCCTTCCCCGGCGCCGGCGTCATCCAGCCCACCCTCTGGGCGACGCCGGACGGCTCGGTACGCCTGCTGGCCCGCAGCACCGCCGGTCGACTGGTCGCCTCGACCAGCACCGACGACGGCGAGACCTGGTCGCCGGGCGTGCCCAGCGCGATGCCGAACAACAACTCCGGTGTCAGCGCCTGCGCCGACGGGCACACGGTCCACCTCGCGCACAACCCGACCACCGGGGACTGGGCCTCCCGGGCCCCGCTGGTCGTCTCGGTCTCCACCGACGACGGCGACACCTGGCAGTCCTGGCTGACCCTGGAGGAGTCCACCGGCGAGGCCGAGCAGGAGGGCTACCAGCCGGCCGACTCGGGCGTCCGGACCACCGGCGTGAACGAGTTCTCCTACCCCTGTCTCGTCCGCACCCCCGACGGGCTCGCGGTCACCTACACCTGGCAGCGGCGCGGCATCGTGCTCGCCCTGCTCCACCCCTGA
- a CDS encoding dihydrodipicolinate synthase family protein, which yields MTAYPASNLISALPTLFDAHGEVDLGATKTAYAQLAETPLDGVFVAGTTGEFTTLTDDERLAVCAVAADAFGPERTYWHVGAASTHQAVRLTRTAVDLGARQLAVLTPYYFPATEAALLAYYEQVVAAAAGVPVYGYLFAARTTVAVPPALLAGLAATGLAGVKISGESTALVGEYVAALADRGIPVYSGADAEFAEVVAAGGAGVVSGVSSALPKPFLEVRDALRTGDADALAVARERAHRAVAVTRQGNLAHLKAVLELRGVPASGLRAPLDAISPEDRRALEADVADLL from the coding sequence ATGACGGCGTACCCCGCCAGCAACCTGATCAGCGCCCTGCCCACCCTCTTCGACGCCCACGGCGAGGTCGACCTCGGCGCCACCAAGACCGCGTACGCGCAACTGGCCGAGACGCCCCTGGACGGGGTCTTCGTCGCCGGCACCACCGGCGAGTTCACCACCCTCACCGACGACGAGCGGCTGGCCGTGTGCGCGGTGGCCGCCGACGCCTTCGGCCCCGAGCGGACGTACTGGCACGTCGGCGCGGCCTCGACGCACCAGGCCGTCCGGCTCACCCGGACCGCCGTCGACCTGGGCGCCCGCCAGTTGGCTGTGCTGACCCCGTACTACTTCCCGGCGACCGAGGCGGCGCTGCTCGCGTACTACGAGCAGGTAGTTGCGGCGGCGGCCGGGGTGCCCGTCTACGGGTACCTCTTCGCCGCCCGGACCACCGTGGCGGTGCCCCCGGCGCTGCTCGCCGGACTCGCCGCGACCGGGCTCGCCGGCGTGAAGATCAGCGGCGAGAGCACCGCCCTGGTCGGCGAGTACGTCGCCGCGCTCGCCGACCGGGGTATCCCGGTCTACTCCGGCGCGGACGCCGAGTTCGCCGAGGTGGTGGCCGCCGGTGGAGCCGGCGTGGTCTCCGGGGTCAGCTCGGCCCTGCCGAAGCCCTTCCTCGAGGTCCGCGACGCGCTGCGCACCGGCGACGCGGACGCCCTCGCCGTGGCCCGCGAGCGCGCCCACCGGGCCGTCGCCGTCACCCGGCAGGGCAACCTCGCCCACCTCAAGGCGGTGCTCGAGCTGCGCGGCGTACCCGCCAGCGGGCTGCGGGCCCCGCTCGACGCGATCTCGCCGGAGGACCGGCGCGCACTCGAAGCCGACGTCGCCGACCTTCTCTGA
- a CDS encoding tripartite tricarboxylate transporter permease, with translation MNAMVEGFGALFTLEIAFCVLIGAAIGMLVGAFPGISATMAVALASAFTLTMDPVPGLAVLLTILVAAQFGDRVPAILINTPGTPASIATTFDGYALARQGKAGIALTASAYASAIGGFIGIAVLMFAAVPLSNLAVEFGSPEMFALVVFGLTMMIEVSGGKIVKGLIAGLLGLALGTIGRDPLDGSDRFTFGIPQLVEGIPFIAVIIGLFGIAEVFGQMLERGHARDKAIQTFGRWWPNRAELRGMVKPVAVGSAVGTVVGVLPAAGGDIGGIVAWNQAKKVSKEPERFGKGSLEGLTAADSSSNAGVGGSVLTTLALGVPGDSVMAVMLGSMIIWGIQPGPMLFSQQPDLVYSIAGIMLFATVLTLGISLLRMRGVAKLLELPNRFLWVVILTFCVVGTYAVNNSVFDVGLMILFGVIGLLFRRFGFPAGPVVLGLILGPLAERNFRRSMEIGGLETIYTSPIAVVLITIAVLAIVVPRVRARFKARRVKPTEHTPAEEQVRTGVNG, from the coding sequence ATGAACGCAATGGTCGAGGGCTTCGGTGCCCTCTTCACTCTCGAGATCGCGTTCTGTGTCCTGATCGGGGCCGCCATCGGCATGCTGGTCGGCGCGTTCCCCGGGATCAGCGCCACCATGGCGGTCGCCCTGGCCAGTGCCTTCACGCTGACCATGGACCCGGTGCCCGGCCTGGCCGTGCTGCTGACCATCCTCGTCGCGGCGCAGTTCGGCGACCGGGTGCCGGCGATCCTGATCAACACACCCGGCACCCCCGCCTCCATCGCGACCACCTTCGACGGGTACGCGCTGGCCCGGCAGGGGAAGGCGGGCATCGCGCTGACCGCCTCGGCGTACGCGTCGGCGATCGGCGGGTTCATCGGCATTGCGGTGCTGATGTTCGCCGCGGTCCCGCTGAGCAACCTCGCCGTCGAGTTCGGCTCGCCGGAGATGTTCGCCCTGGTCGTCTTCGGCCTGACCATGATGATCGAGGTGTCCGGCGGCAAGATCGTCAAGGGGCTGATCGCCGGTCTGCTCGGCCTGGCCCTGGGTACCATCGGCCGGGACCCGCTGGACGGCTCGGACCGGTTCACCTTCGGCATCCCGCAGTTGGTCGAGGGCATCCCGTTCATCGCGGTGATCATCGGCCTGTTCGGCATCGCCGAGGTCTTCGGCCAAATGCTCGAACGCGGCCACGCCCGGGACAAGGCCATACAGACCTTCGGCCGCTGGTGGCCCAACCGGGCGGAACTGCGCGGGATGGTCAAGCCGGTCGCGGTGGGCTCGGCCGTCGGCACGGTGGTGGGCGTACTGCCCGCGGCCGGCGGCGACATCGGCGGCATCGTTGCCTGGAACCAGGCGAAGAAGGTCTCCAAGGAGCCGGAGCGGTTCGGCAAAGGCTCCCTGGAAGGGCTGACCGCCGCCGACTCGTCGTCCAACGCCGGCGTGGGTGGGTCGGTGCTCACCACGCTCGCCCTGGGTGTGCCCGGCGACTCGGTGATGGCCGTGATGCTCGGTTCGATGATCATCTGGGGCATCCAGCCCGGCCCGATGCTCTTCTCGCAGCAGCCCGACCTGGTCTACTCGATCGCCGGCATCATGCTCTTCGCGACCGTGCTGACCCTGGGGATCAGCCTGCTGCGCATGCGTGGCGTGGCCAAGCTGCTGGAACTGCCCAACCGGTTCCTCTGGGTGGTCATCCTGACCTTCTGCGTCGTCGGCACGTACGCGGTCAACAACAGCGTCTTCGACGTCGGCCTGATGATCCTCTTCGGCGTGATCGGACTGCTCTTCCGCCGCTTCGGCTTCCCGGCCGGTCCGGTGGTGCTGGGGCTGATCCTGGGCCCGTTGGCCGAGCGGAACTTCCGCCGCTCGATGGAGATCGGCGGCCTGGAGACCATCTACACCAGCCCGATCGCGGTCGTGCTCATCACCATCGCGGTGCTGGCCATCGTGGTGCCCCGGGTGCGGGCCCGCTTCAAGGCCCGTCGGGTGAAGCCGACCGAGCACACCCCGGCCGAGGAGCAGGTCCGCACCGGGGTGAACGGTTGA
- a CDS encoding GntR family transcriptional regulator: protein MLNVRPIRVESLGEKLAGELRRRIIVGDVPASTRLVEEELAESFRVSRGPVRDAIRILRAEGLVTGTGRNVVTRSLSTADIDELMALRESFELLAVERAIDTNLGDLTGRLAAALVEMDTAAADRDATAFTTADIRFHSSFFEAAGLTRLDVLWNQFRPTIEGLLHASGKQMDDLAPSAGEHHDLAALIAAGKVTDVKNELHRHLRKTRSRLQAAVSPPPSQRKSDL from the coding sequence GTGTTGAACGTCAGGCCCATCCGGGTGGAGTCGCTCGGCGAGAAGCTCGCCGGCGAGCTGCGTCGCCGCATCATCGTGGGCGACGTGCCGGCCAGCACGCGGCTCGTCGAGGAGGAACTCGCGGAGTCCTTCCGGGTCAGCCGTGGTCCGGTCCGGGACGCCATCCGGATCCTCCGTGCGGAGGGACTGGTCACCGGGACCGGTCGGAACGTGGTGACCCGGTCGCTCAGCACCGCCGACATCGACGAGCTGATGGCCCTGCGGGAGTCCTTCGAGCTGCTCGCCGTCGAGCGGGCCATCGACACCAACCTCGGCGACCTCACCGGGCGGCTGGCCGCCGCCCTGGTCGAGATGGACACGGCGGCGGCCGACCGGGACGCCACCGCGTTCACCACCGCCGACATCCGGTTCCACAGTTCCTTCTTCGAGGCCGCCGGCCTGACCCGGCTCGACGTCCTCTGGAATCAGTTCCGGCCCACCATCGAGGGCCTGCTGCACGCCTCCGGCAAGCAGATGGACGACCTCGCCCCGTCGGCGGGGGAGCACCACGACCTCGCGGCACTCATCGCCGCCGGCAAGGTCACCGACGTCAAGAACGAACTGCACCGACACCTGCGGAAGACCCGCTCGCGGCTCCAGGCCGCGGTTTCCCCACCCCCGTCCCAGAGGAAATCAGACCTATGA
- a CDS encoding fucose isomerase → MSSSYAFPVLADEASAEPGVVYTVASGDLRLSANQTCWPTQRQFEADLERAVTALGARIRRAHPVDAEQKHGFIASQRQGIEVFKTIPPDAPVIVAEAVWQYSHHVLAGLRTHRGPILVVANWSGEFPGLVGLLGLTASLTKAGVAHSILWSPDFTDDWALAGLRTWLETGTLTHDQSHVRDLPTLPDTEEVALGRALAAQLQREKAIIGVFDEGCMGMYNAIIDDELLNPLGIYKERLSQSALVAEMNRVPEEEAQAVRDWLDKAGMTFHTGTDEATELTDAQLLSQFKMYVAALRISDDFGLDAVGIQYQQGLKDTVPASDLVEGLLNNVHRPPVRSRDGARELYADQPLPHFNEVDEGVAVDSLVTNRIWTAMGFDPATTLHDIRWGEDYDGRFVWVMEISGSVPASHNGGYDKSYSMRQPPMFFPLGGGTLSGVSKPGEIVWSRVFIMDGVLHVDLGRGTAVELPAEETRRRLDATNPEWPIMHAVLHGVGRDQLMARHKANHLNVAYTPDADTADKALLAKAALFESLGVIVHLCGDVRL, encoded by the coding sequence ATGAGCAGTAGTTACGCCTTCCCCGTCCTGGCCGACGAGGCCTCCGCCGAACCCGGCGTCGTCTACACCGTCGCCAGCGGCGACCTGCGGCTGAGCGCCAACCAGACCTGCTGGCCCACGCAGCGGCAGTTCGAGGCCGACCTGGAGCGGGCGGTCACCGCCCTGGGCGCGCGGATCCGCCGCGCCCACCCGGTCGACGCCGAGCAGAAGCACGGCTTCATCGCCAGCCAGCGTCAGGGCATCGAGGTCTTCAAGACCATCCCGCCGGACGCCCCGGTGATCGTCGCCGAGGCGGTCTGGCAGTACAGCCACCACGTGCTCGCCGGGCTGCGGACCCACCGGGGACCGATCCTGGTGGTCGCCAACTGGAGCGGCGAGTTCCCCGGCCTGGTCGGCCTGCTCGGGCTGACCGCCAGCCTGACCAAGGCCGGCGTCGCGCACTCCATCCTGTGGAGCCCGGACTTCACCGACGACTGGGCCCTGGCGGGGCTGCGGACCTGGCTGGAGACCGGCACGCTGACCCACGACCAGAGCCACGTGCGGGACCTGCCGACCCTGCCGGACACCGAGGAGGTCGCGCTCGGCCGGGCCCTGGCCGCCCAGCTCCAGCGGGAGAAGGCGATCATCGGCGTCTTCGACGAGGGCTGCATGGGCATGTACAACGCCATCATCGACGACGAACTGCTCAACCCGCTCGGCATCTACAAGGAGCGGCTGTCGCAGAGCGCGCTCGTCGCCGAGATGAACCGGGTGCCGGAGGAGGAGGCCCAGGCCGTCCGGGACTGGCTCGACAAGGCCGGGATGACCTTCCACACCGGCACCGACGAGGCCACCGAGCTGACCGACGCCCAGCTGCTCAGCCAGTTCAAGATGTACGTCGCGGCGCTGCGCATCTCCGACGACTTCGGCCTCGACGCGGTGGGCATCCAGTACCAGCAGGGCCTGAAGGACACCGTCCCGGCCAGCGACCTGGTCGAGGGGCTGCTGAACAACGTCCACCGCCCGCCGGTACGCAGCCGCGACGGGGCCCGGGAACTCTACGCCGACCAGCCGCTGCCGCACTTCAACGAGGTGGACGAGGGCGTCGCGGTGGACTCCCTGGTCACCAACCGGATCTGGACGGCGATGGGCTTCGACCCGGCCACCACCTTGCACGACATCCGCTGGGGTGAGGACTACGACGGCCGGTTCGTCTGGGTCATGGAGATCTCCGGTTCGGTGCCCGCCTCGCACAACGGTGGCTACGACAAGTCGTACAGCATGCGGCAGCCGCCGATGTTCTTCCCGCTCGGCGGCGGCACGCTCAGCGGCGTGTCCAAGCCGGGGGAGATCGTCTGGTCCCGGGTGTTCATCATGGACGGCGTGCTGCACGTCGACCTCGGTCGCGGCACTGCCGTGGAACTGCCGGCGGAGGAGACCCGCCGCCGGCTGGACGCCACCAACCCGGAGTGGCCGATCATGCACGCCGTCCTGCACGGCGTGGGCCGGGACCAGCTCATGGCCCGGCACAAGGCCAACCACCTCAATGTCGCCTACACCCCGGACGCCGACACGGCCGACAAGGCGTTGCTGGCCAAGGCGGCCCTGTTCGAGTCCCTCGGCGTGATCGTCCACCTCTGCGGGGACGTGCGGCTCTGA